The DNA region ATAAAGCTGATTTCTATTTGAATAAAATTCGGAAACGTGCAGTTTCTGAGTTAACTTTGAAAAAAAGAAGAAAGGAACTGCCATGGAAAGTCATCGCTTCTACGATGCTATGCGATTGGGATTAATCTTAAACCGTGAAGAAGCACCAGGTGAAGGTACTGATCATTATTTAAATTCAACGGATTTAATATCTCCAAATTGGAATGATTACAGAATAATATTAGCTATTCCACAAGCAGAAGTTGATGTTAACCCTAATATTCAAGGACAACAGAGTCTGGGATACGAATAAAGTCTTCTTAAAATAAAGTTGTTTTAGATGAAATGTACCCTAAAAGTTTTATATAGGACTTTTAGGATGTTTTTTTATATTCATCTTCTCTAATTAAACCTGTAATTCATTATTATATAAGAGGATAAATATTGATTTAATATAGGCTAATTGCAAGTTAAAGTAAATGTTCTATTTATCGTTTTTACCGATACAGTTGTTTGTTGTTTGTGAGAATGAGATTGCTCGTCTTAAGCTCAACTGTGCATAATACCCTTTTGTTGAAAAATCAAGACTACATGATAAATTATTGATATGCATGTAATTTACCAATCTGGTTTAGGTAGAAAATTTAAGTATTTCATACATTTTAATCTCTACTTGAGCCCATAGTATTGGTTTTATCACTCATTTGTATTCACAGTCAAATAGTAACTAACTAATAACAAAGTAATTGAAAATCAAATAGAGGAACTTTTAGGTAGATACAAATATATGCTCATGTTTTATACATATCTAGTTACTAGATATTTAATAAATCATAATTGTCTTGGCTTGAGTTCTATAAACATATATTTGTTATTGATTATCAACAAGATAAAACCTACTTAGTTCTGCGAAAACATTGCAAATTTCGTACATTGGTATGCAAACACAAGAGGTCGCTATCAAGTCTCACTTGAAAATTACAATGAAGACTGATAGCGAAATACTTCAAGAAGTTGTTGTTACTGGTATGCAACGTATGGATAAGCGCTTATTTACTGGAGCAGCAACAAAATTGTCTGCAGATAACGTAAAATTAGATGGTATTGCAGAAATTAGTCGTGCGCTTGAGGGACGTGCTGCCGGTGTATCCGTACAGAATGTATCAGGTACATTTGGTACGGCTCCTAAAATTCGTGTACGTGGCGCAACTTCTATCTATGGTAGTTCAAAACCTCTATGGGTAGTGGATGGTGTAATCATGGAAGATGTTACAGAGGTTAGTGCAGATGCACTATCATCAGGAGATGCCGAAACGTTGATCTCTTCTGCTATTGCCGGTTTGAATGCTGATGATATTGAAAGCTTTCAGATATTAAAAGATGGTTCCGCAACATCTATTTATGGTGCACGTGCAATGGCTGGTGTGATTGTTGTTACTACTAAAAAAGGTAAGGCAGGTAGCAATAAAATTAGTTACACTGGTGAGTTCTCTTTAAGATTGAAACCTAGTTACAACGATTACAATATTATGAATTCGCAAGAGCAAATGGGGGTGTATCGAGAAATGGAAAAAGCCGGTTATTTGAACCTAGCGGAAACCTATCGTGCATCAGACAGTGGTATCTATGGAAAAATGTATCATCTGATCAATACTTATGATCCGACTACAGGTAAGTATGCCTTAGAAAATACATTATCAGCACGTAATGGTTATTTACAGGAAGCCGAATATCGCAATACGGATTGGTTTGATGCATTATTCAACAACTCAGTTTCCCAAAATCATGCTATCAGTATGGCAAGTGGTACGGATAAGGCTTCTTATTATGCATCTTTAAGCGTGATGAATGATCCGGGTTGGTATAAGCAGAGCGAAGTAAATCGTTATACGGCTAACATTAATGCTTTATATAACATTTACAAAAATCTTTCTTTAAACTTAATAGGAAATGCTTCTTACCGTAAACAAAAAGCACCGGGCACATTAAGCCAAAGTGTTGATGTTGTATCCGGTGAGGTAAGACGTGACTTTGATATCAACCCTTATTCGTATGCGCTGAACACTTCACGTGCACTTGATCCCGACGAATATTATGTACGCAATTATGCCCCTTTCAATATTCTAAATGAGTTAGAGAATAATTATATGAATCTAGATGTGGTTGATTTGAAATTTCAAGGTGAAATGAAATGGAAACCGATACAGAAAGTAGAACTGGCGGCTTTAGGTGCGTACAAGCATTCTTCAACCACTCAAGCACATGAAATTCATGATTATTCTAATCAAGCATGGGCTTTTCGAGCTATGGATGATGCAACGATGCGTGACGCAAACCCATGGTTGTATACCGATCCGGACAATGCCAATTCATTGCCGGTTTCTGTTTTGCCGGTCGGCGGTTTCTATCGTGAAACAAAATATTCGATGAACAGTTATGATTTCCGTGCTAGTGCCAGCTACAATGACGTATTTAATGAAGACCACATCGTTAATTTATTTGGTGGTATGCAGTTGACGGCTGTTGACCGTAAAAAAACTTGGTTCAATGGTGTAGGTATGCAGTATGATATGGGTATGCTAGGCGCTTATGATTATCTTTATTTTAAGCAAGGAAAAGAAGAAGGTTCACAGTACTACACTGTGAGCGAAACCCGTTCGCGTGAAGTAGCATTCTTTGCAACAGGCACTTACTCTTATCAAGGCAAATATACAGTGAATGGAACTGTACGCTATGAAGGATCCAACAAGTTGGGAAAAAGCCGTTCCGCCCGTTGGTTACCCACTTGGAATATATCCGGTGCATGGAATGTGCATGAAGAGAATTTCTTCGAAAATTTGAAACCTGCACTTTCCAATTTAACATTAAAAGCTTCTTATTCACTGACTGCTGACCGCGGTCCAGCTGATGTGACCAATTCACGTGTTGTGATTGAAAGTTATAATCCATGGCGTCCATTTGCCAGTGTAAACGAATCTGGATTACAAATAAAGGATTTGGAAAACAGCGAACTAACCTACGAAAAGAAGCATGAACTTAATATTGGAGCTGAAATTGGATTTTTGGATAATAGGATAAACTTATCGATAGATTGGTACAAACGTAATAACTATGATTTAATTGGTATCATCAATACGATGGGGATCGGAGGACAGATTACCAAATATGCTAATGTGGCAAGTATGAAATCACATGGTATTGAGTTTACTTTGTCAACACGTAATATCGTAACAGAAAACTTTAAATGGAATACTGACTTTATTTTCTCTAATGCCAAAAATGAAGTAACAGATTTGGAATCTAACGCACGCGTTATTGACATGATTACTGGTACCGGTTTCACGATGGCGGGATATCCGGTACGTTCTTTGTTCTCTATGGATTTTCAGGGATTGAATAAGGAAGGACTACCTACTTTTATCAATGAAAAGGGGGAAGTGACCATTAGCGATCTTAACTTCCAGGAACGTGACAGGAAAGATCATCTGGTATATGAAGGTCCTACAGATCCGACGATAACCGGTAGTTTGGGTAATGTATTCAGCTATAAAAATTTCCGTTTAAATGTGTTTATGACATACTCATTTGGAAATGTAATTCGTATGGATCCGGTATTCAGTAATAAATATTCAGATTTAGATGCCATGCCGAAAGAATTCAAGAATAGATGGACTGTAGCCGGTGATGAGAATACGACAAATATTCCGGTTATTGCTGATCAACGACAGAATGAAAATGATAATTATCTGCGCTATGCTTACAATGCTTATAACTATTCAACAGCTCGTGTCGCCAAAGGTGATTTTATCCGTATGAAAGAAATTTCTCTGTCTTATGATTTACCGAAATCCTGGATATCTTCTTTGAAGATAAGTAGCCTTTCTCTGAAATTGCAAGCAACCAATCTCTTTTTAATTTATGCAGATGATAAATTGAATGGGCAAGATCCCGAATTTTATAACACCGGTGGTGTTGCAGCACCTGTTCCTAAACAATTCACATTGACAGTAAGACTTGGTATCTAATAAAAAATAAAGAAATTATGAAAAAGAATATATTATATATAGCAGTAAGTTCTGCCATGTTGTTGGCGTCATGCGATGACTTCTTAAATACTATGCCCGACAACAGAGCTGAAATTGATACAGAAAGCAAGATTACTTCACTCTTAGTATCTGCCTACCCATCATCGACAGACATAGTGATGACTGAGATGGCATCAGACAATGCGATGGACAATGGTTCCAGATTCACTGTTGAAATGCAAGAACATGAGGATGCCTATCTTTGGAAAGACATTACGAATGATGGCAATGATTCTCCTAAGTCTTATTGGGATGCATGTTATGCTGCTATTGCAGCAGCAAATCAGGCACTGAGTGCAATTGATGAGATGGGAAATCCTGAAAAACTACGCGCACAGCGCGGCGAAGCTTTGATATGTCGTGCCTATGGTCATTTTGCACTGGCCAATGTTTTCTGTCTACCCTACAATCCAGAGACTGCTGAACAAGATATGGGAATTCCCTATTCTGAAGCACCTGAAACAGAAGTATCTCCTGAATATAGCAGAGGAAGTATGAAAGAATTATACGAAAAGATTAATGCGGACATTGAAGAGGGACTTCCACTTATTAATGATGAGATTTATTCGATTCCCAAATATCATTTCAACAAAAAAGCAGCTCATGCTTTTGCCGCTCGCTTCAATTTGTATTATCACAATTATGACAAGACAATTCAGTATGCCAATATCGTGTTGGGAAGTACTCCTGACAAGATGATGAAGAACTGGAATAACATCGTGATGAATACTGCTTCTAACTGGGATTTGCGTGTAGATTTGTATATCTCGGCTAGTGAACCATCCAACTTATTGATGACGCCTGTTTCTTCCAGTTGGGGATATTGGGTAGGTCCCTATAATTTAGGGAAAAGATATGGTCATGCCAAAGTCATCTGTACCCAAGAAACGGGACGTGTACCTAATAGTATGTGGGGAACATATAGTAATCTGCTACCTTTTAGAAATATGTGGGGATTCGATGAAAAAATGGTAGTTACAAAAGTCGGAGGATACTTCCAATATACAGATAAGGTGAACGGTATCGGGTATCGTAAAAATGTCATTGTCATATTTAGTGCTGATGAAACCTTGCTTTGCCGTGCTGAGGCCTATGCCTTGAAAGGAGCCGCTTTTCTGGATAAGGCAACGGAAGATATCAATATCTGGCTGGCATCTCATACATTAGGTGGTTTGCAGGTTACAACCCAAGAGATCGCCGATTTTTATGGAGCCATCCCTTGTATGCCGCTTGACAACAGTACACGTTCGGTAAAAAAAGAAATTAATCCGAGAGGGTTCACTGTGACTGAAGGTAACCAAAAGGAAGTAATTCAATGTATCCTGCATCTCCGTCGTATAGAAACGATTCATGAAGGTCTGCGCTGGCAAGATATCAAGCGTTACGGCATAGAGATATCGCACAATCGTGAAGGCTTATCTAATGATATATTGAGAGTAGACGACCCACGCCGTGCCCTTCAATTGCCGCAAGATGTTATCAATGCCGGCTTGAAAGCTAATCCAAGAAATTAATTATTAAAAATGAATTAAGTATGAAAAATATAAAATGGTTATTTATCGCATTGATTGCAGCCACTACGATGTGGTCTTGCAGTGAGGATGATTTAGATTCCAATAGTATATTTTCCGGAAGTACTAACACCCCTCAAAATAACTTCGATCAATGGTTACTTACAAATTACACAAAACCATACAACATTGATTTCAAGTATCGTTTTGAGGATAAGGAATCTGACGAAAGTTATAATCTGGCACCAGCAGACTATGAAAAATCCATTCTATTGGCTAAAATGACAAAATATCTTTGGATTGAATCTTATGAAGAATTGTTAGGACCTGATTTCATTCGTACGTATTGTCCCAAATTGATGCATTTAGTTGGTTCTCCAGCCTACAACAGCCAAGGTTCTATTGTTTTAGGCACGGCTGAAGGCGGCTTGAAGATTACATTATACAATGTGAACAATATTGACTTGACTAAGATAGATCTTGAATTTCTCAACTATTGGTATTTTAAGACAATGCACCATGAATTTGCGCATATATTGCATCAGACCAAAAACTATTCAACTGACTTCAATTTGATTTCGGCCAGCAACTATCAGTCAAGCAGTTGGGTGAACGTCACAGAGCAAGAGGCATTGGATATGGGATTTGTTTCTCCTTATGCGAGTTCTGAAACGCGGGAAGACTTTGTGGAGATTATAGCGATTTATGTGACGAATACAGCTGAATACTGGGATGCATTAGTAGGACAAGCAAGTGAGGAAGGACAAGGCTTGATCAACCAAAAACTTGCCTTGGTAAAAGATTATATGCTTACAACGTGGGGAATTGATCTGGATGCTCTGCGTAACATAGTGCAGCGTCGTTCGCAAGAGGTGCTGTTATGGGACATTAATGATTTAGTAACCCTTAATTAATAGAAGATTATGAAGAAAATATATTATCTGTTTTGTTTGGTAGCGGCAGTTCTGATAACTGCTTGTACCCATGAAGAGGAGGATTTGTTCAATGATTCTTCTGCCAATCGTGCAGATGCAACTATAATGGCTAATATAGAAGTGCTTACTGGTGCTTCAAACGGTTGGCTTATGGAGTATTTCCCTGCCAGTTCACAAGAGTATGGTGGTTACAATATATTATTGAAATTTACAGAAGACGGAAAAGTGACAGTGTCAAGCGAACTGTACGCTCCTACAGATGCCGCAACAAGCTATTATGCAGTGAAACAGAGTGCCGGTATTCTGCTTTCATTTGATACTTACAATGAAATATTCCATCTCTTCTCAGATCCGTCTGATCCAACAGGTATAGGAGGTAGTGGTTATGGAATGGAAGGTGATTACGATTTTCTTATTTTGGAAGCAACACCAGAAAAGATCTTGCTTAAAGGCAAAAAAGCTGGAGGGGTAGCGGTTTTGACTCCAATGCAAGGAAGTTGGAGTGAATATATATCTGATATACAGGCTGCAAATGATGCCATGATTTTCTCTAAATATGAATTAGAGATGAATGGACAGACTATTCCTGTAACAATCTCTAATCGTACTTTGACTTTCACATATGAAGAGAACGGGGATACTAAATCACAAACAGCGTCCTTTATCCTAACTCAAACCGGATATAAACTTTACGAGCCGATTGTCATTTATGAGAAAACTCTTGGCAGTTTTACTTTTGATGCAACAAACGAATTGTTCACAGAGACAAATGATAACAATATTAAGTTAATTCCGGTAATACCACCGCTGAATGAACAATTTGTATCAGGTGATTGGTTTATCGCATATAGTAAATTAGGGACATATGCTCAAACATATTTTAGTTATTGCAAACAGAACTATATAGATGCTATAGGTGAAGAGATCGTTTATGCCTTCATGGGATCAGCTTTGTATGGAAAGTTTGGCTTTAACTTTAATAGTAGCGGTTATGGAGGTTTGCTGGGATATGATTATGAATTGATTGGTGAGGATAAGATTTCTCTGCAATTCAATATGACAGGTGAAGGGGATGGAGTATGGTATCATAATAATGCCGGCTTCCACTATTTATTGAATCCGTTTGGTTATAATTCTGCACGTATTTTTACGTTAACTACGGATAACCTGATTAAACCTTCATATATAATTCTGACAGAAGATTCAAATCCGAATAATTCTATGACTTTATCTGCGAACCAAATTAATTATCCGTTTAGAAACTAACATCTTAATAAGGTGTTTTTTTAATAAAGTGTTTTTAGAAAAGGAGGTTTGTGAAAATCTCCTTTTCTTATGCTCAAAAGTAATGGTCGGATAATTGATTTATAGTTTTTCTTTATCTTCTGCCAATAAGAAATCACGTAGCGAAATCTGCTTGACTCCTTGATAGTTTCCTCCACTCTGCATTTCATCCATTGTGACTACATACTTAGGATAATTGTCCGGAATCTCCAAAAGATTACCGAATTCCCGCTGAACGATTGCTTCATCGAGAAGCATATATGCCACTTGGATATAAATTTTATGATCACCTTTGGAAGCTATAAAATCAATTTCCTTATTTCCATTCTTTCCGACATAAACCTCATAACCATACCTTAATAAATCTATGCATACAACATTCTCTATAAGTTTATTGATATCTCTCCGGAAATCAAAATGTCGTATGGCATTGTGCAGACCCAAATCCTCAAAATAGTATTTTTCTCCGATTTCAAAGATTTTCATTCCTTGAGTTTCCGCTCGTTGTATCTTGTAAACAAAAAAACTATTGCATAATGCTTTCAGGTAGTTTAGGATTGTTTGTGTAGGTATGTTGACTTGCTGGGATTTCAAATATTTACTGATATTTTGGGCGGAAAAAAGAGAACCGGTATTATCAACTAAGTAGCCTACCAAATTCTCTAAAAACGACACGTTCCTGATTGACTCACGAGCAACCACATCTTTCAACAGAATAGAAGAGTAAACATTCCTTAAATATTCGAATATAACATTTATATCCATCGCTAAATTATGAATATAGGGCATTCCTCCAAACGTAAGATATGATCTTAAACTTTCCGGAGAATCTTGCAGTTGGTTGAATCTCAGAAATTCTTCGTAACTGAGTGAATGAACCGGGAATTCGATGTATCTTCCGGCTAAATGAGTCGCAAGCTCACCGGAAAGAATCTTGGCATTACTCCCTGTACAGTAGATGTCGCATATCTTTTCATTTAATAGGCTTCGCAAACATAATTGGAATCCCTCTATTTCTTGTACTTCATCGACTAAAAGGTAATTGTGGTTATGACCTGTTGTTTCTTTCAGAACATACTGATAAAGATCTATATAATTCTTGATGTCTGCAAAGCCTACTAACTCTTTGTCTATAAAAATAATATTCGCTTCCGGTATCTTTTCTTTTATTATATCTGATAT from Bacteroides sp. MSB163 includes:
- a CDS encoding DUF4302 domain-containing protein, with translation MKKIYYLFCLVAAVLITACTHEEEDLFNDSSANRADATIMANIEVLTGASNGWLMEYFPASSQEYGGYNILLKFTEDGKVTVSSELYAPTDAATSYYAVKQSAGILLSFDTYNEIFHLFSDPSDPTGIGGSGYGMEGDYDFLILEATPEKILLKGKKAGGVAVLTPMQGSWSEYISDIQAANDAMIFSKYELEMNGQTIPVTISNRTLTFTYEENGDTKSQTASFILTQTGYKLYEPIVIYEKTLGSFTFDATNELFTETNDNNIKLIPVIPPLNEQFVSGDWFIAYSKLGTYAQTYFSYCKQNYIDAIGEEIVYAFMGSALYGKFGFNFNSSGYGGLLGYDYELIGEDKISLQFNMTGEGDGVWYHNNAGFHYLLNPFGYNSARIFTLTTDNLIKPSYIILTEDSNPNNSMTLSANQINYPFRN
- a CDS encoding ATP-binding protein, which translates into the protein MKTYISRPLYTNRIEPFIGKDLIKVITGQRRIGKSYILLQISDIIKEKIPEANIIFIDKELVGFADIKNYIDLYQYVLKETTGHNHNYLLVDEVQEIEGFQLCLRSLLNEKICDIYCTGSNAKILSGELATHLAGRYIEFPVHSLSYEEFLRFNQLQDSPESLRSYLTFGGMPYIHNLAMDINVIFEYLRNVYSSILLKDVVARESIRNVSFLENLVGYLVDNTGSLFSAQNISKYLKSQQVNIPTQTILNYLKALCNSFFVYKIQRAETQGMKIFEIGEKYYFEDLGLHNAIRHFDFRRDINKLIENVVCIDLLRYGYEVYVGKNGNKEIDFIASKGDHKIYIQVAYMLLDEAIVQREFGNLLEIPDNYPKYVVTMDEMQSGGNYQGVKQISLRDFLLAEDKEKL
- a CDS encoding RagB/SusD family nutrient uptake outer membrane protein, producing the protein MKKNILYIAVSSAMLLASCDDFLNTMPDNRAEIDTESKITSLLVSAYPSSTDIVMTEMASDNAMDNGSRFTVEMQEHEDAYLWKDITNDGNDSPKSYWDACYAAIAAANQALSAIDEMGNPEKLRAQRGEALICRAYGHFALANVFCLPYNPETAEQDMGIPYSEAPETEVSPEYSRGSMKELYEKINADIEEGLPLINDEIYSIPKYHFNKKAAHAFAARFNLYYHNYDKTIQYANIVLGSTPDKMMKNWNNIVMNTASNWDLRVDLYISASEPSNLLMTPVSSSWGYWVGPYNLGKRYGHAKVICTQETGRVPNSMWGTYSNLLPFRNMWGFDEKMVVTKVGGYFQYTDKVNGIGYRKNVIVIFSADETLLCRAEAYALKGAAFLDKATEDINIWLASHTLGGLQVTTQEIADFYGAIPCMPLDNSTRSVKKEINPRGFTVTEGNQKEVIQCILHLRRIETIHEGLRWQDIKRYGIEISHNREGLSNDILRVDDPRRALQLPQDVINAGLKANPRN
- a CDS encoding zinc-binding metallopeptidase, which produces MKNIKWLFIALIAATTMWSCSEDDLDSNSIFSGSTNTPQNNFDQWLLTNYTKPYNIDFKYRFEDKESDESYNLAPADYEKSILLAKMTKYLWIESYEELLGPDFIRTYCPKLMHLVGSPAYNSQGSIVLGTAEGGLKITLYNVNNIDLTKIDLEFLNYWYFKTMHHEFAHILHQTKNYSTDFNLISASNYQSSSWVNVTEQEALDMGFVSPYASSETREDFVEIIAIYVTNTAEYWDALVGQASEEGQGLINQKLALVKDYMLTTWGIDLDALRNIVQRRSQEVLLWDINDLVTLN